The Drosophila subobscura isolate 14011-0131.10 chromosome A, UCBerk_Dsub_1.0, whole genome shotgun sequence genome includes the window TCCTTCAGCGACTTGGCCACCGACTCGGCCTGGGCGATCATCGACTTCATCGTGGGATTCGGTGGACTCGGCTCTGGCATGGCATTGATCTCGATGGGCGATGCCGCGGGGGAGGGCGAGGTCGAgggcgtggccgtggccgtgggcGTCGCCGACTTGCCCGCCTTGATGGCCTGCTCGAGGATGGTGTCGGCCATCTTCTTGGCCGCCTCAGGGGCTGGCGATGCCGACTGCTCCAGGGGCTTCTTgggcagctcctgctcctcctctttcgGCTCGTCCTGCGCCTGCTCCGACTCATCcattggctctggctcctctggctcctcgtcctcgtgctcgtcctcctcctcctcctcttcgtcgtcgtcctcgaaCTCCTCCACATCCCCCTCgccatcctcatcctcatcctcgtcaaTGATCAGCTTgggctcatcatcatcgatggcGCTCGCCGTTGCCTGGCCAACCCCATTGTGGATGCCATTCGCCAGATGCGACGAGCCGGACGACTGGGCGTGGGAGTGGGACtgcgagtgggagtgggactgcGAGTGGGCGTGGGACTGCGCGTGGGAGTGGGGGTGCAAGTGCgagggtggtggtggtgggccGTAGCCAAAGTGCTGCAGGAGGGGATTGGCCCCGGCCACGCTGCTGGAGCCATGGGccagcgcctgctgcagcaggtccGTGTTCTTGTGcgccttcagctgctgcgccAGGATGGCGTACTTCACCTGCTCCGAGATGGGGGCATGGCCGTGCACATGGCCCGCCCCCGAGCCGCCCTGGCTcatggctgccgctgcggcagcggccgcgGCCACAGCTGCGGCGGCATTGGAGGCGCCGCGTCCGCGCATCACGTGGTGtccgctgcgctgccgctgggcATAGAACtgggggtgctgctgcttcacgtGCCGCTCCATGTTGGAGCGCAGGGTGAAGCGCGCGGAGCAGTGCTCGCAGGCGAAGGGCCGCTCGGTGCGGTAGcggcgctgcttctgcttgggCATCAGCACTCCGTTCTTGATGACCATCTTGACGGGGCCGCCGGGCGGCACGggcacacccacgcccacgcccaccggcatcggcagcggcatgCTGCCCATGCGCGACGGTGGACtcagctgcggcggctgcttctCGGCACTGCCCTGGGGCGGCGGCGGGGCCATGAACCCAAAGAACGGGAAGCCCGGCGTCTGTGACTGGAACATGAGGTTGCGGAATAGCTGCTGCATGTACTGGGAGGCGGCAtcgcctgctccagctccagctcctcctccagctgctgctcctcctcctgctgctgctcctccaaagaactgctgctgggcgagcaggagatgctgctgctgctgctccaggaCGGCGGACAGTTCCGGCACCGTTGAGGGTGTCGCTGTGGCCGAGGCGCAAGCAGAaccggaggcggaggcggttGGCTTCTTGCTGAGATCCAGCACATCCATGCTAAAGTCCAGggctgtgccgctgccgctgccgctgccgcctgtgGGTGGAGGCTGCTTCTTGTCCACCAGCTGGTCGAGGCTCTTCACCTGGATCTTGGATGGGGGCCCGGCGACTGCAGCGCTTCCTGCGGCTACAGCTGTGGGCTCTCCCAGGAGCATGTGCTTCAGCTGGGAGCCGCCCTCGGCGATCGGCacggtgggtggtggtggtggtggcggcggcggtggtggcgagACGGAGCGGAAGCTCAGATCGGCCAGATCGTCGCCGAGGCCTAGCCGCGACTTGCTGTCCTCGCAGCTGGCGTCCTCTGCCGGATGGTAGACGATGGCCCGCTTCACATCCTCGCGACTGGTCTTGCCGTGCCGGTTGCGCAGGTGCCGCTCGCAGTTGGCCTTCGTGGTGAAGGCGTAGTTGCAGACGGCGCACTCGTAGGGCCGATCCCCGTTGTGGGTGCGCATGTGGCGCACGAGGGCGGCCTTGTCGCAGACGGCGTAGGGGCACATGTTGCAGCGGAAGGGGCCGGAGGGGCCGACGGAGCCGAGATGCACCCGGTTGTGGCCCTTGAGGGCGCGCAGGTTGGGGAAAACGGCGGCGCAGAGCTTGCAGGGGAACTCGCCGCGCAGCTTCATGCGCCGGAACTCGGAGGTGAAGACGTCctgggcctcctcctcctggtcGCGCCCGTCGAGGCTGTACTGGCTGGAGCAGGGCGTGTTCACCGACTGCTCGAAGTTGCGCAGGAAGCTGGaggtgcagctggagctggtcaTGTTCAGGATGCTCTGGATGTCAGCCAGATCCTTGCTGTCCGCCGGCTCGTGCTTGATGGGCGACGGCGGCGCCGAGGTGGATGCCccggcggcagctgcggctgcggcagcggcagcggcggctgccttgcCCTTGAGGTACAGCTGCTGGAAAAACTCCTGCTCCGCCTCCCGCTCGGTCCtggcctcgtcctcgtcctcctcctcattctcattctcccCTTCGCCGTGGTGCAGCGGGGAGCTGCTGGCgcccagcagcggcggcagatCCACGCCCACCAGGCCGCGGCAGCAGTGCGCCTGCAGCTGGCGGTGGCTGGCGAAGATCACCTCGCACTCGCGGCACTTGGCGGGTATGTCCGAGTGGCGGGCATCCAGGTGGGCGCACAGCCCCGGCAGCGTGTCGAAGTCGGAGGCGCCGCACGCGGGGCAGCTCAGCAGGGGCATGGCCGGGGCGggggagctggagcgggagcgcgAGGCAGCCCGCGAGGATGCGTTGACTCCGGCCAGGAGGGTGGCCACATCCGGGGTGCTCGTAATGGATAGCGGCATGGCCATATCCTCATCGGTGTCTGGATCGGGATGCTCCTCCTTCAtcctcggctgctgctgctgctgctgctgctgctcctccagatgctcctcctcctcctcctccgctcctGCCTGGCAGCCATCGtcgatgatgttgttgttgttgatggtgGTCTTGGGGCGACGCTGCttgatctgctgcagctccttgtggttgttgttcgCTTTGTGaggattgttgttgttgttgttgttggtggtgttggtgtgggCGTTACTGCTCCCATGGCTGTGGGCATGGCTGTGTGCACTGGACACATCCGTGGAGCAGCTGGCATCACTCTCGTAGCTCTCCGCACGTCCCGTATGCCCACCCAGCGacagctgcgactgcgactgcgactgttgctgctgctgctgctgctgctgtgagaggcgtcgctgctgctgcgactgcgactgtgactgcgactgcgactgcgacagaGAGGCGCTCTGCTGCGTCGTCGACTGGTGCTGCTTGTGGGTGCGCATGTGGCGGTGCATGTTGCCGTTGGTGGTGAAGGTCAGGTGGCAGTAGCGGCAGTTGAACGGACGCTCGCCAGTGTGCACCAGCACGTGTCTGTCCAGCGACGAGGCCGAAGAGAGCACCTGCAACGGGACACCAAGTGGTAGGCAAAAGTGAGGTTAAGAACGGCGCCAACAAGGAAATTATAGGAagaggaaagagagacagagaaacagagagagagcgaaaaagaatAATGGAATCGCTTTGTGCGGGACTTACCTTGGAGCAGATGCGACACGTGTAGTTCTCGGTGTCGCCGTTGGCGTAGTTGTGGCACCTGATGTGGTTGGTGAACTCGTGGGGCGTGGCCGAGACCACCTCGCAGATGGGGCAGAGGTACTTCATGTGCTCGTCGCCGGCCCCGATGCCGGACTCGCCGCTGGACAGGCTCAGGCCCTCCGGCGAAGAGGCGCccgagctgccgctgccgctggcgctgccgctgccactacCGCTGCtattactgctgctgctgctggaggcatTCGACGCCTGCTGCGCTGCAGCAGAGACGGCGGCCGCGGCTGCATgactgctgctgtagctgctggcGTCCACGAATCCGGACTCCGAGAGGTCGCCGTTAGCGGCAGCGGCGCTGCGGTTCAGTCGGAACTTCTTGCGCAGCGAGCTGGCGTCGCCGGCACTGTAGTCCATCACGATGCTGGCGCTGGCCGCCGCCGAGGAGGGCGCATTGCGTCGCTGCTTGTGGCGCGGCCGCTGCACAGCCACCGTCTCCTCCAGTGCACGTggcccctcctcctcctcctcgtcgtcgctAAGcagatcctgctgctgctgctgctgatgctgttgctggtgctgtcgCAGCTTGCGCTTGCGCGACGATGTCGGGGCCGTGTCGTGTGGCGTCgatgtgggctgtgggccgctgctgctgctcagcttcTTTGGTGTGCGGCCGAGGTCGAGATGCTCCAGCGAGGACTCCGATGTGGTGGACTCGCGGCGCTGACGCTCCATCGCTGACTGCGTGGCGGCGGCGCTGACCGTGGCCgtgctgtgtggctgctgggttggctgctgcggttgctgttgctgtgctgctgccaacatTTTGCTGGTTTTTACTCGGCTGATTGCTGCGATTGCTGAGATCGGAGTGGGTTCTAGTCGATTTGGGTCTCGACTTTCAGTGGTGCTGGAAAGTGAAGCAAAAAACGTAAAGAAAGGTTAGACAAATGTCAGAAAGGACAGAAAAGCGCAGCCAGGGCTGCAACGTAAGGCAACAGCATTGCCAgcccaaagaaaacaaatctttCAACATTCCCAGAACTTTCCTGACGCTGCGCTTAGACGATGGGTCTGAATCGCAGATTCATGTGTACGTGGGATGCTCACAATGCCCTCAGCTATGATCCACGATTCCTGCCAAATGATTCAACGTGTGAGCAAAGCGTGATTCCACACATACAACATGAAAGCTCGACGCGATTCAGACTCAGCGTCCAAACGCACCTTAAGAAAAACACTTTGAAGCAAAACAGACTCCTCGCCATTCGGAGTGCGGACCCGTACCCATCTCCATTTCTTCGCGAAGTGCAAGGCACAGCTGATCCGAACCCAGCCACTTGTGTAAAAGATACTCGAAAACGACTGCAATCAGCCTGCCAGTTCATTTGTGCAACGGTaaatgcagcaacagagagagagcaagagagagcgggagcgggagcagaagagagagacatcTGGCAAAAGCTTTCAAGGTGGAATCGATTGGCTTATCCagcttttgccgctgctgtacTGCATTTTTGCATAGGCAAATGCAAAGTGTGGGTGCATGCTCATTAGCATTTCGCACCCCCCAACCCCCCTGTGCTATCCATGCTAATGCTGCCGCACACATCAGAGGAAATTTCTTTGTGGAAATCCTTACTCGACCGAAATTTAGGCGAtaacgagagagcgagcgagcgagcgagcgagccaaATTGTGTCCATTGTCCATTGgctttcggttcggtttggccTCACATTTTGGTTGGCTGATTTCAGTTTCGCCCGTGAGTCATCCGTCCCCCCACACATGAAAAGTCATTCAGATAAAGATAAAgccctctctctgctctctcttgctAATCACTACCTCTGTCCTTGAGGGGGAGGTAATACAAATTGCACATTTGtcaatgaaatatttcctTCACCTCCCCCGACTCTCTTTCAGCTCAAAAATATCGTGCCAATCGAACCCAGCCCAAAGTGCCGCTGAGGTGCAGCATGTGACACCTCCTCGCTGATTACACAGATCGTCAATCTACATTAGCCTCATGCCTACGAGGGTTCATCCCTCGCTGCCTGAGAGGAGTCAAAGTTCAAAGGGTTTTCTTTGCGAGATCagatgatgaggaggatgatgagCGTCCCCGTAATTGAAGGCACAACTCTTGACCCAAATAAACTGACCCGTAATGGGAgttgaaatgccaaaaattagGGAACATTCGACCTCTGGTTGTAGGGGAACTTTCGACCGGTATATAACGGGATTGTAGGTTAAAATAAATGCGACTATTTTGGGTTTGttgaacattttaaatatatgtatgtatgttcattgGTTGAAAGATGGTTTGGCTTATTGTATGGCAACTTTTTGAGCAGAATATTGGGCTGAAATAATATACCCAATCTGCTGTTTTTTCGTACCGATATTAtgtgttttacattttaaaattaaaggCAGAGTTTTCCAGCGATTTCTTGCAATTCttaagtgaaaacaaatcgAAGTGGAAAAGTTGAAGCTTCTTGGATTTGGAGTCTTGCTACCCATTTCACGGAAATGTTCAATCCAAtggaatgaaataaaatgagtGTCAATGGAATTTGCAATTGTCAAATTGAGAAGATTTAATCAGAAGTTCCCCACGGGGAACAAACAACATTCAATCGGAGACAATCAAAGCTCTGTACTGGAGACTCCCTTCCATTTTCGAACTCTCCGACGTCCCACCAAAAGAGGGACAAGTTAATCCTGTCGATAATCCACATTGGTCAGGGGGCTCGCCACCTCCAAACATTCAtttccacactcacacacaacaaaaaaaaaaccaacaaaaaatatatttcacatttcacaaaaaaaaaaaagttttaccTTTGCTGATTATTTTCGTAGTTGCGGCGGCATTTCCCGCTTTGGGCCTAGACTGGAACGGCAGCGGGAACGGGGGTACACGCCACTCTTTTagatcttttctttttttaacaCTAATCTCTAGATTCCGATTTCGAtttagttttggtttcggtttcggtttcggttttgtatgcacttttttgttttgtttattttgggtGTCACTTTCGTGTGCTTTCGATCCGTTGATGGATCTAATCACAGTTCTTTGGTTGAAAAAAAATCACTGACTTTTCGATGGATATTCGGAGATGATATCCAATATTTGGATTTTCGTtgaacgcaaaaaaaaactatatttGATGCACCAAGAAgtgtttgcttgttgtttttgtttattttttggctgcaGTTTCCTTCTGGCACTTTGCGTTGTGTATTTTGATGTATCTTTTAGCTGCTTCTGTATCTCTGGTACTTTGGTACTATTTTTTAGAGGCGCTCTGCAGATGCTTTCGCGTTGACGCGCACACGAGTTCTGagcgcagccgcagcgcaAACCGttcggcagaggcagatgaaGCTCGACTGTATAGATGTTGTATCTACGGAGTTGTATTTATAAAAGCGTACGAGCAGCgtgagagcagagcagggcagagcagcgtcaaagcagagcagcagcagcagcagcagcagcagcaacagaagcagcagcaccacctgAAAAGAGAGCCAGCCTGCCGTGTCGTCCGTCgcgttcgttcgttcggcAGTTTGTTATCTGAGCGAGAGC containing:
- the LOC117898357 gene encoding LOW QUALITY PROTEIN: homeotic protein spalt-major (The sequence of the model RefSeq protein was modified relative to this genomic sequence to represent the inferred CDS: inserted 1 base in 1 codon); the encoded protein is MLAAAQQQQPQQPTQQPHSTATVSAAATQSAMERQRRESTTSESSLEHLDLGRTPKKLSSSSGPQPTSTPHDTAPTSSRKRKLRQHQQQHQQQQQQDLLSDDEEEEEGPRALEETVAVQRPRHKQRRNAPSSAAASASIVMDYSAGDASSLRKKFRLNRSAAAANGDLSESGFVDASSYSSSHAAAAAVSAAAQQASNASSSSSSNSSGSGSGSASGSGSSGASSPEGLSLSSGESGIGAGDEHMKYLCPICEVVSATPHEFTNHIRCHNYANGDTENYTCRICSKVLSSASSLDRHVLVHTGERPFNCRYCHLTFTTNGNMHRHMRTHKQHQSTTQQSASLSQSQSQSQSQSQQQRRLSQQQQQQQQQSQSQSQLSLGGHTGRAESYESDASCSTDVSSAHSHAHSHGSSNAHTNTTNNNNNNNPHKANNNHKELQQIKQRRPKTTINNNNIIDDGCQAGAEEEEEEHLEEQQQQQQQQPRMKEEHPDPDTDEDMAMPLSITSTPDVATLLAGVNASSRAASRSRSSSPAPAMPLLSCPACGASDFDTLPGLCAHLDARHSDIPAKCRECEVIFASHRQLQAHCCRGLVGVDLPPLLGASSSPLHHGEGENENEEEDEDEARTEREAEQEFFQQLYLKGKAAAAAAAAAAAAAGASTSAPPSPIKHEPADSKDLADIQSILNMTSSSCTSSFLRNFEQSVNTPCSSQYSLDGRDQEEEAQDVFTSEFRRMKLRGEFPCKLCAAVFPNLRALKGHNRVHLGSVGPSGPFRCNMCPYAVCDKAALVRHMRTHNGDRPYECAVCNYAFTTKANCERHLRNRHGKTSREDVKRAIVYHPAEDASCEDSKSRLGLGDDLADLSFRSVSPPPPPPPPPPPTVPIAEGGSQLKHMLLGEPTAVAAGSAAVAGPPSKIQVKSLDQLVDKKQPPPTGGSGSGSGTALDFSMDVLDLSKKPTASASGSACASATATPSTVPELSAVLEQQQQHLLLAQQQFFGGAAAGGGAAAGGGAGAGAGDAASQYMQQLFRNLMFQSQTPGFPFFGFMAPPPPQGSAEKQPPQLSPPSRMGSMPLPMPVGVGVGVPVPPGGPVKMVIKNGVLMPKQKQRRYRTERPFACEHCSARFTLRSNMERHVKQQHPQFYAQRQRSGHHVMRGRGASNAAAAVAAAAAAAAAMSQGGSGAGHVHGHAPISEQVKYAILAQQLKAHKNTDLLQQALAHGSSSVAGANPLLQHFGYGPPPPPSHLHPHSHAQSHAHSQSHSHSQSHSHAQSSGSSHLANGIHNGVGQATASAIDDDEPKLIIDEDEDEDGEGDVEEFEDDDEEEEEEDEHEDEEPEEPEPMDESEQAQDEPKEEEQELPKKPLEQSASPAPEAAKKMADTILEQAIKAGKSATPTATATPSTSPSPAASPIEINAMPEPSPPNPTMKSMIAQAESVAKSLKEVASSPFKDESQDLVPVAKLVDNATSSQMSFNSYFRPSDVANHMEQSDEEGLVASGSASESNNSGTEDVTSSSSGSEPKKKSAYSLAPNRVSCPYCQRMFPWSSSLRRHILTHTGQKPFKCSHCPLLFTTKSNCDRHLLRKHGNVESAMSVYVPTEDVSEPIPVPKSVEEIELEEQRRRQEAERERERERERELEREREKQLELELERERELEREREKERLLLIQKLAAQMNAAAAAAAAASASASASASGDAGAGGDLPYKCHLCEGSFAERLHCLEHIKQSHAHDFALLLAKGAIEPEAGTARPSESNQQQQSTPGAGSDDEASGGGARGGSGKYPDYSNRKVICAFCLRRFWSTEDLRRHMRTHSGERPFQCEICLRKFTLKHSMLRHMKKHSGRAHNGDNPGSDCSDDEQVATPPPTPGPTPTSATPNNNNSCQNNNNNXNNNNNNTNGKLGLRLPKLHELLDKSSEWRVASRLGEHKENIGEAATPPSVAASVASSDLIGNLLGISDQGILNKLLSSADEAAKLLGVENK